One Megalops cyprinoides isolate fMegCyp1 chromosome 4, fMegCyp1.pri, whole genome shotgun sequence genomic window carries:
- the znf703 gene encoding zinc finger protein 703, producing the protein MNDSPCGSEAHIGSQSSERTSSDVDGSNSERPFKNIKTKGFSVSSLSPTDPIRQAKRLPIRILKMLTAHSSHLLHPEYLQPLTSAPVSIELDAKKSPLALLAQTCSQIGKPDPPPSTKLGSITSNGLSDKEPGGRSSSSSLKLGEQHQSLEDKSSFKPYSKVGGEVRKEGPGANGGADKAGFRVPVGSGSAVACPSFPPHANSPNSRTGSPHQHSQLQSHRQTQSPPAQQTQHSQALHADSKPGAADLGSADSSGGGVKKEVELCKSALDGAQLANSSHARASANSSNASADSSPHHEGKADSNTSQSGPVSGHIAPVSPFKPGHSVFPLPPSSMGYHGSIVGAYAGYASQFVPGLDHTKSTLVGGGIGVPGKHPSSSPLTGASPPSFMQGLCRDPYCLTYPNAPHLGGSNCTSCVHDPSSTLKSGFPLVYPTHPLHSLHPSSLSSSVTPSLSHPLYTYGFMLPNEPLPHACNWVSAGGPCDKRFATSEELLSHLRTHTALPGIDSKLLSAYPSSVSSAASCHLHLPPPSSPSSLPSSFSLRAPPSLGLARYHPYSKAHLPSAASLPMHSLPASAPYYSPYALYSQRLGSASALGYQ; encoded by the exons ATGAACGATTCTCCCTGTGGATCTGAGGCACACATAGGCAGTCAGTCATCCGAACGCACCAGCAGCGACGTCGACGGCAGCAATAGCGAGCGTCCCTTCAAGAATATTAAGACCAAAGGCTTTTCGGTGTCCTCACTCTCACCCACGGATCCTATACGCCAGGCAAAGCGGCTGCCCATTCGGATTCTCAAGATGTTGACCGCGCATAGTAGCCACTTGCTTCACCCGGAGTATCTACAGCCCTTGACCTCCGCACCAGTAAGCATTGAG CTGGATGCCAAGAAGAGCCCTCTGGCACTGTTAGCACAGACCTGCTCTCAGATAGGCAAGCCAGACCCACCTCCCTCCACCAAACTGGGCTCCATCACCTCTAATGGCCTCAGTGACAAGGAACCTGGCGGccgctcctccagctccagcctcAAGCTCGGAGAGCAGCACCAGTCTCTGGAGGACAAGTCCAGCTTCAAGCCTTACTCCAAAGTCGGCGGTGAGGTTCGGAAGGAGGGACCTGGTGCCAACGGCGGCGCAGACAAAGCCGGGTTTCGGGTGCCCGTCGGCAGTGGCAGCGCGGTTGCCTGCCCGTCGTTTCCCCCGCATGCCAACTCGCCCAACTCCAGAACTGGCTCGCCCCACCAGCACTCACAGCTGCAGTCGCACAGGCAGACGCAGTCCCCCCCGGCCCAGCAGACACAGCACTCCCAGGCCCTGCACGCGGACTCCAAGCCTGGGGCCGCCGATTTGGGCAGCGCAGACTCCAGTGGTGGCGGCGTGAAAAAGGAGGTGGAGCTGTGCAAGTCGGCGCTGGATGGCGCCCAGCTCGCCAACTCAAGCCATGCGCGGGCCAGCGCTAACTCCAGTAACGCCAGCGCAGACAGCAGCCCGCATCATGAGGGCAAGGCTGACTCAAACACGTCCCAGTCAGGCCCTGTGTCTGGACATATAGCACCCGTCTCCCCCTTCAAACCAGGCCACTCTGTCTTCCCCCTGCCGCCCTCCAGCATGGGATATCATGGGTCCATTGTTGGTGCCTATGCTGGCTATGCGTCCCAGTTTGTGCCTGGGTTGGATCATACCAAGTCCACTCTGGTGGGAGGGGGGATCGGGGTTCCTGGAAAACACCCCAGTTCCAGCCCCCTCACTGGAGCCTCTCCGCCCTCCTTCATGCAGGGCTTGTGCAGGGACCCATACTGCCTGACCTATCCCAACGCTCCCCATCTGGGGGGCAGCAACTGCACATCGTGCGTCCACGACCCCTCCTCCACGCTCAAGTCAGGGTTCCCCTTGGTGTACCCCACTCACCCTCTCCACTCACTCCACCCCAGCTCCCTGTCTTCCAGCGTCACGCCCTCCCTGTCCCACCCCCTCTACACCTACGGCTTCATGCTGCCCAACGAGCCTCTTCCCCATGCCTGCAACTGGGTGTCAGCGGGGGGCCCATGTGACAAGCGCTTCGCCACCTCCGAGGAGCTGCTGTCCCACCTGCGCACGCACACCGCGCTCCCGGGTATCGACAGCAAGCTCCTCTCCGCCTACCCATCGTCCGTCTCGTCCGCTGCCTCCTgtcacctccacctgcccccGCCCAGCAGCCCCAGCTCCCTCCCCAGCTCCTTCTCCCTGCGGGCCCCACCGAGCCTGGGCCTCGCACGCTACCACCCCTACAGCAAGGCCCACCTGCCCTCGGCCGCCTCGCTGCCCATGCATTCTCTCCCGGCGTCCGCACCCTACTACTCCCCCTACGCCCTCTACAGCCAGAGGCTGGGCTCCGCCTCTGCCCTGGGTTACCAGTGA